The following proteins are encoded in a genomic region of Rhizobium sp. CCGE531:
- a CDS encoding LysR family transcriptional regulator, giving the protein MLKIDGIVTFVTVAEAGSISEAARRLRLSKSVVSERLSEMEKALGATLLHRTTRKLTLTEDGTAFLQRATRIAQEVREAAADLAERRGMLMGPLRIAAPVTFGRMHLGPALYPFLAEHPEIELTLDLDDRRVDAASDGYDAIIRHGLIADSRLVAWKLARSRRLLVASPDYLMRHGKPSSLANLENHRGIFYTNRGVADWRFQGPEGAIVIKGTLALGVNNGDVLHDAAIAGLGIALLPTFIAGPSVREGRLVEIDVGYRPEPEFIFMAHPEGRNPSAKLRAMADHLKKAFGDPPYWEREQFQQKCETVLRPELRENK; this is encoded by the coding sequence ATGCTGAAGATCGACGGGATCGTGACATTCGTGACTGTAGCCGAGGCCGGCTCGATCAGCGAGGCGGCGCGACGCCTGCGCCTGTCGAAATCCGTCGTCAGCGAGCGCCTGTCGGAAATGGAGAAAGCACTGGGGGCAACCCTGCTTCACCGCACGACCCGCAAGCTGACCTTGACGGAGGACGGCACCGCTTTTCTGCAGCGCGCCACCCGTATCGCGCAGGAGGTGCGCGAGGCCGCAGCCGATCTCGCCGAGCGGCGCGGCATGCTGATGGGACCGTTGCGCATTGCCGCACCCGTCACCTTCGGCCGCATGCATCTGGGGCCTGCCCTCTATCCGTTTCTCGCTGAGCATCCGGAAATCGAACTGACGCTCGATCTCGACGACCGCCGGGTCGATGCGGCCTCGGATGGCTATGACGCGATCATTCGCCACGGCTTGATTGCGGACTCGCGCCTTGTCGCATGGAAGCTTGCCCGCAGCCGCCGTCTTCTCGTGGCCTCGCCGGATTATCTGATGCGTCACGGCAAGCCCTCCTCTCTGGCCAACCTCGAGAATCATCGTGGTATTTTCTACACGAATCGCGGCGTGGCTGACTGGCGTTTTCAGGGGCCGGAAGGCGCCATCGTCATTAAGGGAACGCTGGCATTGGGCGTGAACAATGGCGATGTCCTCCACGATGCAGCCATTGCCGGCCTTGGCATTGCCTTGCTGCCGACTTTCATTGCGGGGCCTTCGGTGAGGGAGGGGCGCCTTGTCGAAATCGATGTCGGCTATCGGCCGGAGCCGGAGTTCATTTTCATGGCCCATCCGGAGGGGCGCAACCCCTCGGCCAAGCTCCGCGCGATGGCCGATCACCTGAAGAAGGCCTTTGGCGATCCGCCTTATTGGGAGCGGGAGCAATTCCAGCAAAAGTGTGAAACGGTTTTGCGTCCGGAATTGCGTGAAAACAAATAG
- a CDS encoding LysR family transcriptional regulator, with protein sequence MELRHIRYFLALAEAGNFTRAAANLGIGQPPLSQQIRDLENEVGAQLFHRVPHGAELTAAGEAFLTEARMAIDAAEKAKLAAQRANRGEIGRLSLGFTASSAFNTIVTATIREFRGQWPEVRLSLTEMNTNALMEGLMRGEIDAAFIRPGLEDPRDVRLKRFADEQMLIALPAHHPLAKKERVPIAALAGEPFILFPRMVGLSLYDDIVAACREAGFELVVTQEAPQIPSVVNLVAANLGVSIVPASIAQIKLDGVAYRQIDGPPVVARLGLASLKAQRSPVIANLMSLIA encoded by the coding sequence ATGGAGCTGCGTCATATCCGCTATTTTCTGGCGCTCGCGGAAGCGGGAAACTTCACCCGTGCGGCCGCCAACCTCGGGATCGGCCAGCCGCCGCTCAGCCAGCAGATCCGGGACCTGGAAAACGAGGTGGGCGCGCAACTGTTCCACCGCGTGCCGCATGGCGCGGAGCTGACGGCCGCCGGCGAGGCCTTTCTCACTGAAGCAAGAATGGCGATCGATGCGGCGGAAAAGGCAAAGCTCGCCGCCCAGCGCGCCAATCGCGGCGAAATCGGCCGCCTCTCGCTCGGCTTTACCGCCTCTTCCGCCTTCAACACCATCGTCACGGCAACGATCCGCGAGTTTCGGGGGCAATGGCCTGAGGTGCGGCTGTCGTTGACCGAAATGAACACCAATGCGCTGATGGAGGGGCTGATGCGCGGCGAGATCGACGCGGCCTTCATTCGCCCCGGCCTGGAAGATCCGCGGGATGTGCGCCTGAAGCGCTTTGCCGACGAACAGATGCTGATCGCGCTGCCGGCACATCATCCGCTGGCGAAGAAAGAGCGCGTGCCGATCGCGGCCTTGGCCGGCGAGCCCTTCATCCTCTTTCCGCGCATGGTGGGGCTCAGTCTCTATGACGATATCGTCGCCGCTTGTCGCGAGGCAGGCTTCGAGCTCGTGGTGACGCAGGAAGCGCCGCAGATCCCATCCGTCGTCAATCTCGTTGCCGCCAATCTGGGTGTTTCCATCGTTCCGGCGTCGATCGCGCAGATCAAGCTCGATGGCGTTGCCTATAGGCAGATCGACGGGCCGCCGGTCGTGGCACGGCTGGGTCTTGCCAGCCTCAAGGCACAGCGTTCGCCTGTTATCGCCAATCTCATGAGTCTGATTGCCTAG
- a CDS encoding MFS transporter: MFRAARKQEATASEVQSRPELMLVKNEPQAEPRQFLTRGTPAFRRATIALFLSGFATFSLLYCVQPLMPIFSEDFGVTPAASSLSLSLSTGFLAFAIFGAAAVSESLGRRSLMFISLLGAAICTIVCAVSPSWHMLLVVRALEGFLLGGVPAVAMTYLAEEIEPRGLGGAMGLYIAGNAFGGMAGRVVTGTIAESFSWRPALAAVGILGLIAAVGFLYLLPPSRNFTPRKGFDAGFHVKAWGGHFGNAALPLLFAIGFLVMGSFVTVYNYAGFRLVVDPYDLSQTELGLIFTAYLFGIAASWAAGLLGDRIGHFIVLPIGVLIAALGAAVTLSSSLPLIVLGIVLVTIGFFMTHSVASALVGRLAHGFKGHASSLYLLAYYLGSSIAGSVGGYFWLADGWNAVVAFILVMLTLCLVSALAVARLARR, encoded by the coding sequence ATGTTTCGCGCCGCCAGAAAGCAGGAAGCCACTGCTTCCGAAGTTCAGTCCCGTCCCGAATTGATGCTCGTCAAGAACGAGCCGCAGGCCGAGCCTCGCCAATTCCTTACGCGCGGAACGCCCGCTTTCCGCCGCGCGACCATCGCACTGTTTCTCTCGGGCTTTGCCACCTTCTCGCTGCTCTATTGCGTGCAGCCGCTGATGCCGATCTTCTCCGAGGATTTCGGTGTCACGCCCGCCGCAAGCTCATTGTCGCTATCGCTTTCGACCGGCTTCCTGGCCTTTGCGATCTTCGGCGCCGCTGCCGTTTCCGAAAGCCTCGGCCGCCGCAGCCTGATGTTCATATCGTTGCTCGGCGCGGCAATCTGCACGATCGTCTGCGCGGTGTCGCCGAGTTGGCATATGCTGCTCGTCGTCCGCGCGCTTGAAGGCTTTCTTCTGGGCGGCGTACCTGCTGTCGCCATGACTTATCTCGCCGAGGAGATCGAGCCGCGCGGTCTTGGCGGCGCGATGGGCCTCTATATCGCCGGCAACGCCTTCGGCGGCATGGCCGGCCGCGTGGTCACGGGCACGATCGCCGAATCCTTCAGCTGGCGGCCGGCGCTCGCTGCCGTCGGCATTCTCGGCCTGATTGCCGCCGTCGGCTTCCTCTATCTGCTGCCGCCGTCGCGCAATTTTACCCCGCGCAAGGGCTTCGATGCCGGCTTTCATGTAAAGGCCTGGGGCGGCCATTTCGGCAATGCGGCGCTGCCGCTGCTGTTTGCTATCGGCTTTCTCGTCATGGGCTCCTTCGTCACGGTCTATAACTATGCCGGCTTTCGTCTCGTCGTCGATCCCTATGACCTCAGCCAGACCGAGCTCGGCCTGATCTTCACCGCCTATCTTTTCGGCATCGCCGCCTCTTGGGCCGCAGGCCTGCTCGGCGATCGCATCGGCCATTTCATCGTGCTGCCGATTGGCGTGCTGATCGCGGCGCTCGGTGCGGCGGTCACGCTGTCCAGTTCCCTGCCGCTTATTGTCCTCGGCATCGTTCTGGTGACGATCGGCTTCTTCATGACCCATTCCGTCGCCAGCGCACTGGTGGGACGGCTGGCCCATGGCTTCAAGGGGCACGCCTCCTCGCTCTACCTGCTTGCCTACTATCTTGGTTCCAGCATTGCGGGCTCGGTCGGCGGCTATTTCTGGCTTGCCGATGGCTGGAATGCCGTGGTTGCCTTCATCCTCGTCATGCTGACACTATGTCTCGTCAGCGCGCTTGCCGTTGCCAGGCTGGCGCGCCGTTGA
- a CDS encoding VOC family protein — translation MIRIDHLDHLVLTVASIDESCDFYARVLGMGIETFGEGRKALTFGNQKINLHRAGREFEPKAERPTPGSADLCFISTTPPDDIIAHLTAEGVAIEEGPVRRTGATGPILSVYFRDPDNNLIEVSNTLS, via the coding sequence ATGATCCGCATCGACCATCTCGATCATCTGGTGCTTACGGTTGCGAGCATCGATGAGAGCTGCGATTTCTATGCCCGCGTCCTCGGCATGGGCATCGAAACCTTCGGAGAAGGCCGCAAGGCTCTGACCTTCGGCAACCAGAAGATCAATCTGCATCGCGCCGGCCGTGAGTTCGAGCCCAAGGCCGAACGGCCGACGCCGGGCTCGGCCGACCTTTGCTTCATCAGCACGACGCCCCCGGATGACATCATCGCTCACCTCACGGCCGAGGGCGTTGCGATCGAAGAGGGTCCCGTGCGCCGGACCGGCGCGACCGGCCCCATTCTCTCGGTCTATTTCCGCGATCCGGACAACAATCTGATCGAGGTGTCCAATACACTCTCCTAA
- a CDS encoding metalloregulator ArsR/SmtB family transcription factor — protein MDTLSITLSALADPTRRAILARLATGEASVSELAEPFDMSLVAVSKHLKVLERAGLISKGREAQWRPCRLEPKPLRQVDDWLESYRQFWNDNLDRLEAYAALLQKGGKNDPSN, from the coding sequence ATGGACACATTGAGCATCACCCTTTCGGCCCTCGCCGATCCGACCCGTCGGGCGATCCTGGCGCGTCTGGCGACTGGCGAGGCATCCGTCTCCGAACTTGCCGAACCTTTCGACATGTCGCTGGTCGCCGTCTCCAAGCATCTGAAGGTGCTGGAAAGAGCAGGCCTGATCTCGAAGGGTAGGGAGGCGCAGTGGCGACCCTGCCGGCTGGAGCCCAAGCCGCTCCGGCAGGTGGATGACTGGCTGGAAAGCTACCGGCAATTCTGGAACGACAATCTCGATCGCCTGGAAGCCTATGCGGCGCTATTGCAAAAAGGAGGAAAGAATGATCCCAGCAACTGA
- a CDS encoding SRPBCC domain-containing protein: MIPATEGGSMRPTREIVLTRDIAAPRVLLFRLWTEPEHLMRWWGPQTTTASSVSIDLREGGAWRHCILTTEGREYWSHGRYLEIVPPQRLVFTFAWENQDGKPGHPMQVTVEFHELGEKTRLVFRKAELPDDTELRLQTGGWEQALDKYVAYAEATSREG; the protein is encoded by the coding sequence ATGATCCCAGCAACTGAGGGCGGCAGTATGCGCCCGACGCGCGAGATCGTGCTGACCCGCGACATTGCCGCGCCGCGCGTATTGCTGTTTCGCCTCTGGACCGAGCCGGAGCATCTGATGCGCTGGTGGGGGCCACAAACCACGACTGCTTCATCCGTCTCCATCGATCTGCGCGAGGGCGGTGCCTGGCGGCACTGCATTCTCACGACAGAGGGCAGGGAATATTGGAGCCATGGACGCTATCTGGAGATCGTCCCGCCCCAGCGCCTCGTCTTCACCTTTGCCTGGGAAAACCAGGATGGAAAACCTGGCCATCCCATGCAGGTGACCGTGGAATTCCATGAGCTTGGCGAGAAGACGCGCCTCGTCTTCCGCAAGGCCGAGCTGCCCGACGATACCGAACTGAGATTGCAGACCGGCGGCTGGGAACAGGCCCTCGACAAATACGTCGCCTACGCAGAAGCCACCTCAAGGGAAGGATGA
- a CDS encoding GFA family protein, translating into MKKTYHGSCHCGAVSYEADLDLQGGTFKCNCSICKKKRNWLAVATPADFHLISGEDSIGEYQFGPRILHHLFCKTCGISSFNWGENPALGGKFYAISISCLDDATDEELAALPVGYFDGRDDRFDRAPEETRYL; encoded by the coding sequence ATGAAGAAGACCTATCACGGAAGCTGCCATTGCGGCGCCGTCAGCTACGAGGCCGATCTCGATCTGCAGGGTGGCACCTTCAAATGCAATTGCTCGATCTGCAAGAAGAAGCGCAATTGGCTGGCAGTGGCAACACCAGCCGATTTCCACCTGATCTCGGGCGAAGACAGCATCGGCGAATATCAATTCGGCCCGCGCATCCTGCATCATCTCTTCTGCAAGACTTGCGGCATCAGCTCGTTCAACTGGGGTGAAAACCCGGCGCTCGGCGGCAAGTTCTATGCGATCAGCATCAGCTGCCTGGACGATGCCACCGATGAGGAATTAGCTGCCCTTCCTGTGGGATATTTCGACGGCCGCGACGATCGTTTCGATCGCGCGCCTGAGGAAACGCGTTATCTCTAA
- a CDS encoding urocanate hydratase, with amino-acid sequence MPKANPRHPKFPIPGGPELRAKGWRQEALLRLLENVLSVGEDPDNLVVYAALGKAARNWAAHKGIVKALTEMDENQTLLIQSGKPIGLIRTHDKAPLVIMANCNIVGQWAKAEVFYELQRKGLICWGGLTAGAWQYIGSQGVIQGTYEIFMRIAERRFGGDLFGRFVLTAGLGGMGGAQPLAGRMAGAAILCVDIDAERARKRQEIGYLQEIAPDLDSALAMIDAAVKEKRALSVGLVGNAAEIYPEIARRGIVPDIVTDQTSAHDLVYGYVPKGMNLQQVRDLRDDGQGQLMAASRASIVEHVKAMLDFQRQGAEVFDNGNLIRTQAKEGGVANAFDIPIFTEAYLRPLFCRAIGPFRWMALSGEESDIARIDDLLLEMFPDNKIITNWIRLARQHVPFEGLPARIAWLGHGERTALARRVNELVASGELKGPIAFSRDHLDAGAMAHPNIMTEGMKDGSDAIADWPLIDAMMLCSSMADLVVVHSGGGGYAGYMTSCGVTVVADGTPAADERLDHALTNDTALGVMRYADAGYEEALDEVAKKDVPYIRLG; translated from the coding sequence ATGCCGAAAGCCAATCCACGTCACCCGAAATTCCCTATACCGGGCGGCCCGGAGCTGCGTGCCAAGGGCTGGCGACAGGAGGCCCTGCTGCGCCTGCTCGAAAACGTGCTCTCGGTCGGCGAAGATCCGGATAATCTCGTCGTCTACGCGGCCCTCGGCAAGGCGGCCCGCAACTGGGCGGCGCATAAGGGCATCGTGAAGGCGCTGACCGAAATGGATGAGAACCAGACCCTGCTCATTCAATCCGGCAAGCCGATCGGCCTCATTCGCACGCATGACAAGGCGCCGCTCGTCATCATGGCGAACTGCAATATCGTGGGGCAGTGGGCAAAAGCCGAAGTCTTCTACGAGCTGCAGCGCAAGGGCCTGATCTGCTGGGGCGGGCTCACCGCCGGCGCCTGGCAATATATCGGCAGCCAGGGCGTGATCCAGGGCACCTACGAAATCTTCATGCGCATTGCCGAGCGCCGTTTCGGCGGCGATCTCTTCGGCCGTTTCGTACTGACAGCCGGTCTCGGCGGCATGGGCGGCGCGCAGCCACTCGCCGGCCGCATGGCGGGTGCCGCGATCCTCTGCGTCGACATCGATGCGGAGCGCGCCAGGAAGCGCCAGGAAATCGGCTATCTGCAGGAAATCGCGCCCGATCTCGATTCGGCGCTGGCGATGATCGACGCTGCGGTCAAGGAGAAGCGGGCGCTTTCCGTCGGCCTCGTCGGCAATGCGGCCGAGATCTATCCCGAGATCGCCCGGCGCGGCATCGTGCCCGACATCGTCACCGACCAGACCTCGGCGCATGATCTCGTCTATGGCTACGTGCCGAAGGGTATGAACCTGCAGCAGGTTCGGGATCTGCGCGACGACGGCCAGGGCCAGTTGATGGCGGCAAGCCGCGCGTCGATCGTCGAGCATGTGAAGGCCATGCTGGATTTCCAGAGACAAGGCGCGGAAGTCTTCGACAACGGCAATCTGATCCGCACCCAGGCGAAGGAAGGCGGCGTCGCCAACGCCTTCGATATCCCGATCTTCACCGAAGCCTATCTCAGGCCGCTCTTCTGCCGCGCCATCGGCCCGTTCCGCTGGATGGCACTTTCGGGCGAGGAAAGCGATATCGCCCGCATCGACGATCTGCTCTTGGAAATGTTTCCCGACAACAAGATCATCACCAACTGGATCCGCCTTGCCCGTCAGCATGTACCCTTCGAAGGGCTGCCGGCGCGTATCGCCTGGCTTGGCCATGGCGAGCGCACCGCGCTTGCCCGTCGCGTCAACGAACTTGTGGCAAGCGGCGAGCTGAAAGGTCCGATCGCCTTTTCGCGCGACCATCTCGACGCCGGCGCCATGGCGCATCCGAACATCATGACGGAAGGCATGAAGGATGGTTCCGACGCCATCGCCGACTGGCCCTTGATCGATGCCATGATGCTTTGCTCATCCATGGCCGATCTCGTCGTCGTCCATTCCGGCGGCGGTGGCTATGCCGGCTATATGACGAGCTGCGGCGTCACCGTAGTCGCCGACGGCACGCCCGCCGCCGACGAACGGCTAGATCATGCGCTGACCAACGACACGGCGCTCGGCGTCATGCGCTATGCCGATGCCGGCTACGAGGAAGCGCTGGACGAAGTGGCGAAAAAGGATGTGCCATACATCCGTTTGGGATAG
- a CDS encoding TfoX/Sxy family protein, giving the protein MARDAGLEELLREELGQRAGLSEKAMFGGWAFLLNGHLMCGAREDGMLIRLGKGNDAWALEQHDVKTMLMGGREMKGWLRAGPEAYGNDMLRRRLLLAALDFVEGLPPK; this is encoded by the coding sequence ATGGCGCGTGACGCGGGCCTCGAGGAATTGCTGAGAGAAGAGCTTGGGCAACGAGCCGGGCTCAGCGAAAAAGCGATGTTCGGCGGCTGGGCCTTCCTGCTCAACGGTCATCTCATGTGCGGCGCCCGGGAAGACGGGATGCTGATCCGCCTTGGCAAAGGTAACGATGCCTGGGCGCTGGAGCAGCATGACGTCAAAACCATGTTGATGGGCGGCCGCGAGATGAAGGGGTGGCTGCGTGCCGGCCCGGAAGCCTATGGCAACGACATGCTGCGCAGGCGGCTGCTTCTGGCAGCGCTCGACTTCGTCGAAGGCCTGCCGCCGAAATGA
- a CDS encoding DUF917 domain-containing protein, giving the protein MGRILVAKDVEAAVKGGSVYAAGGGGWADHGRMLGYAAVNVGKPELVSIDELDDNDWIATAAAIGAPASTTAWEMQGIDYVKAAQLLQDELGEKLSGLIIGQNGKSSTLNGWLPSAILGTKVVDAVGDIRAHPTGDMGSIGMAGSPEQMIQTAVGGNRAENRYIELVVKGATAKISPILRAASDQSGGFIASCRNPLRASYVRTHAALGGISMALSLGEAIIEAEKKGGSAVIDAICKTTGGHILAEGTITRKDVVYTKEAFDIGTVTVGSGDRAVVMHVMNEYMAVEDTGGKRLATFPSVITTLSPEGEPLSVGQLHEGMKVFILHVPMDIIPLSASVLDPTVYPSVEKAMGIEIAKYALAGKKG; this is encoded by the coding sequence ATGGGACGCATACTCGTTGCCAAGGATGTGGAAGCGGCCGTCAAGGGTGGCTCCGTTTATGCCGCCGGCGGCGGCGGCTGGGCCGATCACGGCCGCATGCTCGGCTATGCGGCCGTCAATGTCGGCAAGCCGGAGCTGGTGTCGATCGACGAGCTTGACGACAATGACTGGATCGCCACGGCCGCCGCCATCGGCGCGCCGGCCTCCACGACCGCCTGGGAAATGCAGGGCATCGACTACGTGAAAGCCGCGCAGCTGCTGCAGGACGAACTCGGCGAGAAGCTTTCCGGCCTGATCATCGGCCAGAACGGCAAGTCCTCGACGCTGAACGGCTGGCTACCGTCGGCCATCCTCGGAACGAAGGTTGTGGACGCGGTCGGCGACATCCGCGCCCATCCCACCGGCGATATGGGCTCGATCGGCATGGCGGGTTCGCCCGAGCAGATGATCCAGACCGCCGTCGGCGGCAACCGCGCCGAGAACCGCTACATCGAGCTGGTCGTGAAGGGCGCGACGGCGAAGATTTCGCCGATCCTGCGCGCGGCATCCGATCAGTCCGGCGGCTTCATCGCGTCCTGCCGCAATCCCCTGCGCGCCTCCTATGTCCGCACGCATGCAGCACTTGGCGGCATCTCCATGGCGCTCTCGCTCGGCGAGGCGATCATCGAGGCGGAAAAGAAGGGCGGCAGCGCCGTCATCGACGCCATCTGCAAGACCACCGGCGGCCATATCCTGGCCGAAGGCACCATCACCAGGAAGGATGTCGTCTACACGAAGGAAGCCTTCGATATCGGCACCGTCACGGTCGGCAGCGGCGACAGGGCCGTCGTCATGCATGTGATGAACGAATACATGGCCGTCGAGGATACTGGCGGCAAGCGCCTTGCGACCTTCCCCTCCGTCATCACCACGCTGTCGCCGGAAGGCGAGCCCTTGAGCGTCGGCCAGCTGCATGAGGGCATGAAGGTTTTCATCCTGCATGTGCCGATGGATATCATTCCGCTTTCCGCCAGCGTGCTCGACCCGACGGTCTATCCCTCTGTCGAAAAGGCCATGGGGATCGAGATCGCGAAATACGCTTTGGCCGGCAAGAAGGGTTGA
- a CDS encoding amidohydrolase family protein yields the protein MADFDLVLQGTVVLPERIVEAGYVAVRDGKIAEIGIGVPPAARERHLLGKALILPGAIDAQVHSLSQKDQEDFIWSTRSAAAGGVTTIVDMPYDEGNLVCSAAAVKKKIDHAAPQARVDFALYGTVDPEEGPARIAEMVEAGVSAFKFSTFGTDPKRFPRIPPALLDACFAAIAPTGLTAGVHNEDDEAVRAYIEQVKAGGVTDYRAHGLSRPPISELLAMHTIFETGADTGCPAHVVHCSLGRGYDIARAYRRDGFEATVECCIHYLTLDEENDVRRLGGKAKINPPIRPRAEVETLWRKVAEGNVWLVSTDHVSWSENRKTNPDMLANASGVPGLEVMVPLFVKGALERGVPLTWAAKLMAENPAKHFRLDHIKGALTPGKDADIVVLEPREMVYDAAASGNNVVGWSPYNGIRLPWTVSAAYLRGKQITEGQKVLAEPGSGSFVRPLPRQIIAGDAA from the coding sequence ATGGCCGATTTCGATCTTGTTCTGCAAGGCACCGTGGTTTTGCCGGAACGCATCGTGGAAGCCGGCTATGTCGCCGTTCGCGACGGCAAGATCGCCGAGATCGGCATCGGCGTGCCGCCGGCGGCACGCGAGCGGCATCTGCTCGGGAAGGCGCTGATCCTGCCCGGCGCGATCGATGCACAGGTCCATTCCCTCTCCCAGAAGGATCAGGAAGACTTCATCTGGTCGACCCGCTCGGCAGCCGCCGGCGGCGTCACCACCATCGTCGACATGCCCTATGACGAAGGCAATCTCGTCTGCTCGGCGGCGGCGGTGAAGAAGAAGATCGACCATGCCGCGCCGCAAGCTCGCGTCGACTTTGCCCTCTATGGTACCGTCGATCCGGAAGAAGGTCCGGCGCGCATCGCCGAAATGGTCGAGGCCGGCGTTTCCGCCTTTAAATTCTCCACCTTCGGCACCGATCCGAAACGCTTTCCGCGCATCCCGCCTGCTCTCCTCGATGCCTGCTTTGCCGCGATCGCCCCGACGGGCCTGACCGCAGGCGTCCACAACGAGGATGACGAAGCAGTCCGCGCCTATATTGAGCAGGTGAAGGCAGGCGGCGTTACCGACTACCGCGCCCACGGCCTTTCCCGGCCGCCGATATCAGAACTTCTCGCCATGCACACGATCTTCGAGACAGGCGCAGATACCGGCTGCCCGGCCCATGTCGTCCATTGCTCGCTCGGCCGTGGATACGACATCGCCCGCGCCTATCGCCGCGACGGCTTCGAGGCGACGGTCGAGTGCTGCATCCACTATCTGACGCTCGACGAGGAAAACGATGTGCGGCGTCTCGGCGGCAAGGCGAAAATTAATCCGCCGATCCGCCCGCGCGCCGAAGTGGAAACCTTGTGGCGCAAGGTGGCGGAAGGCAATGTCTGGCTGGTCTCGACCGACCATGTCAGCTGGTCGGAAAACCGCAAGACCAATCCGGACATGCTGGCGAACGCTTCCGGCGTGCCGGGACTGGAGGTCATGGTGCCGCTCTTCGTCAAGGGTGCCCTGGAGCGCGGCGTGCCGCTGACCTGGGCCGCAAAGCTGATGGCGGAAAACCCGGCTAAGCATTTCCGTCTCGACCATATCAAAGGTGCGTTGACCCCTGGCAAGGATGCCGACATCGTCGTGCTGGAGCCGCGCGAAATGGTCTATGACGCAGCCGCCAGCGGCAACAATGTCGTCGGCTGGAGTCCCTATAATGGTATCCGCCTGCCCTGGACGGTGTCCGCCGCCTATCTTAGAGGCAAGCAGATCACCGAGGGACAGAAGGTGCTGGCCGAACCCGGTTCCGGCAGCTTCGTGCGCCCCTTGCCTCGCCAAATCATTGCCGGAGATGCTGCCTGA